In Scleropages formosus chromosome 10, fSclFor1.1, whole genome shotgun sequence, a single genomic region encodes these proteins:
- the LOC108927237 gene encoding T-box transcription factor TBX1-like, with product MGHLSIADDTAHEGAVASDKCAKAPQVAGIKVQLEMSALWQQFDQLGMEMIVTKAGRRMFPTFQVQISGMDPTAEYVLLMDFIPVDNKRYRYAFHSSSWLVAGRADAVVPGRVHFHPDSPARGAQWMKQTVSFDQLKLTNNLLDDNGHIMLNSMHRYQPRFHVVYVDPRHDSHHYVHRNFVTFTFRETRFTAVTAYQNHRITQLKIASNPFAKGFRTSDPDEW from the exons atgggacactTGTCCATTGCAGATGACACAGCACATGAGG GTGCAGTTGCCAGTGACAAGTGTGCAAAAGCTCCACAGGTTGCTGGCATCAAAGTTCAGCTAGAGATGAGTGCCCTATGGCAGCAGTTTGACCAGCTGGGCATGGAGATGATTGTCACCAAGGCAGGAAG AAGGATGTTTCCCACATTTCAAGTGCAGATTTCCGGAATGGACCCAACAGCTGAGTATGTCCTGCTGATGGACTTCATCCCAGTGGACAATAAGAGATACAG GTATGCATTCCACAGCTCGTCCTGGCTAGTGGCGGGGCGGGCAGATGCTGTGGTGCCTGGACGTGTCCATTTCCATCCTGACTCCCCGGCCAGGGGAGCCCAGTGGATGAAGCAGACTGTTTCCTTTGACCAGCTGAAGCTCACCAACAACCTGCTGGATGACAACGGACAT ATTATGCTGAACTCTATGCATCGATACCAACCTCGCTTCCATGTGGTGTATGTGGACCCTCGCCATGACAGCCACCACTATGTCCACCGCAACTTTGTGACATTCACCTTCAGAGAGACCCGCTTCACTGCTGTCACTGCCTATCAGAACCACAGG ATTACTCAGTTAAAGATAGCCAGTAATCCATTTGCCAAAGGCTTTCGGACCAGCGATCCAGATGagtggtaa
- the LOC108927234 gene encoding apolipoprotein A-I-1, which yields MKFVALALTVLLAAGTQARFLQSDAPSQVEHAKAALMVYVIQVKEALQKSLEHLENTEYKEYKEQLSQTLDQIENGIKITSDKLAPFASQLLDGTADVRKQIADDVEELRKQLEPKREELRQVIEKHLQEYREKLEPVVKEYAEKHKMEMEAMKKKLEPVMEELREKIRVNVEETKSKLIPIVEAIREKVTTRVEALKEQVAPYVQEYKEQLVKAVNNLKSGREDMEKKLKPLMDEVLEKLRAMGDIIKEQLLS from the exons ATGAAATTTGTGGCTCTTGCATTAACGGTCCTGCTGGCCGCAG GTACCCAGGCGCGGTTCCTGCAGAGTGACGCCCCCTCTCAAGTGGAACATGCCAAGGCTGCCTTAATGGTGTACGTGATCCAGGTGAAGGAGGCACTACAGAAGTCTCTCGAGCATCTGGAAAATACTGAGTACAAGGAATACAA AGAACAACTGTCTCAGACCCTTGACCAAATAGAGAACGGCATCAAGATTACCTCAGACAAGCTGGCCCCATTTGCCTCCCAGCTGCTGGATGGTACTGCCGATGTACGCAAGCAGATCGCAGATGATGTGGAGGAGCTGCGCAAGCAGCTGGAGCCCAAACGTGAGGAGCTGCGCCAGGTGATTGAGAAGCACTTGCAGGAGTACCGGGAGAAGCTGGAACCTGTTGTGAAAGAGTATGCTGAGAAACACAAGATGGAAATGGAGGCCATGAAGAAGAAGTTGGAGCCTGTGATGGAGGAGCTGAGAGAGAAAATCAGGGTCAATGTGGAGGAGACCAAGTCCAAGTTAATTCCCATCGTGGAGGCTATCCGTGAAAAGGTAACCACACGGGTAGAAGCGTTAAAGGAACAGGTTGCTCCCTATGTCCAGGAGTACAAGGAGCAGCTGGTGAAGGCTGTGAACAACCTAAAGAGTGGCCGTGAGGACATGgagaaaaagctgaaaccccTAATGGATGAAGTACTTGAAAAGCTACGAGCAATGGGGGATATCATCAAGGAGCAACTCCTTAGCTAA